The genomic stretch CAACGTGACTTTGTATGGACTAAAGCACAAACGGCGGGACTCATAGACAGTATTCTGAAAGGGTATCCGATAGGGACCTTTATTCTCTGGAAGACAAATCAG from Candidatus Zixiibacteriota bacterium encodes the following:
- a CDS encoding DUF262 domain-containing protein, whose amino-acid sequence is MRLPKPVTEKYDDFFTEISKGRVKIPLFQRDFVWTKAQTAGLIDSILKGYPIGTFILWKTNQ